One region of Micromonospora ureilytica genomic DNA includes:
- a CDS encoding VOC family protein: METLGRLAGVTVDCRDPQRLADFWSVVLGGRVTESLPGWRRVTVAGGGPVLTFQPVPEPKAGKTRLHLDIAVTDVDEAVDRIGMLGGRWTGERHDYQEGAVLVMTDPEDNEFCVVQYYRV, translated from the coding sequence GTGGAGACACTGGGCCGACTTGCCGGAGTCACGGTCGACTGCCGGGATCCGCAGCGACTGGCCGACTTCTGGTCCGTGGTGCTTGGAGGACGCGTGACGGAGTCTCTTCCCGGCTGGCGGCGCGTCACTGTCGCTGGGGGCGGCCCGGTGCTGACATTCCAGCCGGTCCCGGAGCCCAAGGCCGGCAAGACGCGACTACATCTCGACATCGCCGTTACCGACGTTGACGAAGCGGTCGATCGGATCGGGATGTTGGGCGGGCGGTGGACAGGTGAACGGCATGACTACCAAGAGGGCGCAGTCCTCGTCATGACCGACCCGGAGGACAACGAGTTCTGCGTCGTGCAGTACTACCGAGTGTGA
- a CDS encoding GNAT family N-acetyltransferase, with protein MLRETEARDRAAFIELLASPEVHTYLGGPRPRDVLERELPEVPEQWPGSFVVDLDGMMIGQILLRRPARHRPSAMGKVDLGYLFLPRAWGLGYAVEACAAALGWLDHVLPGGPVVLATQTANVGSMRLAAKLGFTEVERFHAWDADQWLGMRSPVTPSS; from the coding sequence GTGCTTCGTGAGACCGAGGCCCGGGACCGTGCGGCGTTCATCGAGCTGCTTGCCTCTCCAGAGGTGCATACCTATCTCGGCGGTCCGCGCCCGCGCGACGTGCTTGAGCGCGAACTGCCCGAGGTGCCCGAGCAGTGGCCGGGAAGTTTCGTCGTCGATCTCGACGGAATGATGATCGGCCAGATCCTGCTCAGGAGACCGGCCAGGCACCGCCCGTCTGCTATGGGGAAGGTCGATCTCGGTTACCTGTTTCTGCCGCGGGCGTGGGGACTCGGGTATGCCGTCGAGGCGTGCGCGGCGGCACTCGGCTGGCTCGACCATGTCCTTCCCGGTGGGCCGGTGGTGCTCGCCACCCAGACCGCCAACGTCGGCTCGATGCGCCTCGCGGCGAAGCTGGGGTTTACCGAGGTAGAGAGGTTCCATGCCTGGGACGCCGACCAGTGGCTCGGCATGCGGTCCCCGGTCACGCCGTCCAGTTGA
- the uppS gene encoding polyprenyl diphosphate synthase — protein MMQPLRRAAYRLYAHRLRTQLGGKSLPRHVAMVMDGNRRWARQAGFNEPGVGHRYGAEHIHEVLAWCADMGIHHVTLFVASVDNMRKRASEEVENLMRMIEEVVAEPLLRPSNPWQLHLAGRADVLPDSTRHALKLAEDATRERGADFHLTVAIGYDGREEIVSAVRSLLEQEAQAGATLEDVAQRLTADDLAAHLYTGGQPDPDLVIRTSGERRMSGFLLWQAAYSELYFCDVYWPGFRKIDFLRALRSYSARSRRFGA, from the coding sequence ATGATGCAGCCCTTACGCCGTGCCGCCTACCGGCTCTACGCGCACCGCCTCCGCACGCAGCTCGGCGGTAAGTCGCTGCCACGGCACGTAGCCATGGTCATGGACGGGAATCGCCGGTGGGCCAGGCAGGCGGGCTTCAATGAGCCCGGAGTCGGCCACCGGTACGGCGCAGAGCACATTCACGAGGTACTGGCCTGGTGTGCCGATATGGGCATTCATCACGTCACTCTGTTCGTCGCCTCTGTCGACAACATGCGTAAGCGGGCATCCGAAGAGGTCGAGAACCTGATGCGGATGATCGAGGAGGTCGTCGCGGAGCCGCTTCTCCGTCCGTCCAACCCCTGGCAGCTCCATTTGGCCGGCCGCGCCGACGTCCTACCCGACTCGACACGACACGCACTGAAACTCGCGGAAGACGCCACACGTGAACGCGGTGCCGACTTCCACCTCACGGTCGCCATCGGCTACGACGGCCGCGAGGAGATCGTCAGCGCAGTCCGTTCTCTCCTCGAACAGGAAGCACAGGCGGGCGCCACACTGGAAGACGTCGCGCAGCGGCTAACCGCCGACGATCTCGCGGCGCACCTGTACACCGGCGGTCAGCCCGACCCTGATCTCGTCATCCGTACCAGCGGAGAACGCCGCATGTCCGGGTTCCTGCTCTGGCAGGCCGCCTACTCCGAGCTGTACTTCTGCGACGTGTACTGGCCAGGCTTCCGAAAAATTGACTTCCTCCGCGCCCTGCGCTCCTACTCGGCCCGCAGCCGACGATTCGGAGCGTGA
- a CDS encoding DUF808 domain-containing protein translates to MAGGLVALLDDVAVLARAAAASIDDIGAAAAKAGAKAAGVVVDDAAVTPQYVRSLAAERELPIIKRIAVGSLRNKFFIILPAVLLLSQFVPWLLTPILMLGGAYLCYEGAEKVWAKIAHHGASGAGEEKVQDETTLVSGAVRTDLILSAEIMVISLNEVIDEAFWSRLAILAIVAVVITVLVYGVVALIVKMDDAGLRLSQRSGAVATFGRGLVRAMPVVLTVLTVVGTAAMLWVGGHILLLGTNELNLHFLYEAVHHVEVAAHDATGVLGGLVGWLVNTVASAILGLIVGGLVVLVMTLTLHRRTSKAAAAAAAAAATEAGTTRADGTIPAPPNRAARRRDAPADRAPRG, encoded by the coding sequence TTGGCCGGTGGACTCGTAGCCCTGCTGGATGACGTGGCGGTGCTGGCCCGGGCCGCTGCAGCGTCGATCGATGACATCGGGGCGGCCGCCGCGAAGGCCGGCGCCAAGGCTGCGGGTGTCGTCGTCGACGATGCTGCCGTCACGCCGCAGTACGTGCGGAGCCTGGCGGCCGAGCGCGAGTTGCCGATTATCAAGCGCATTGCCGTGGGGTCGCTGCGCAACAAGTTCTTCATCATCCTGCCGGCGGTGCTGCTGCTCAGTCAGTTCGTGCCTTGGCTGCTCACTCCGATCCTCATGCTCGGCGGCGCCTACCTCTGTTATGAAGGCGCGGAGAAGGTGTGGGCCAAGATCGCCCATCACGGTGCCTCCGGCGCGGGCGAGGAAAAGGTGCAGGACGAGACGACACTGGTGTCTGGGGCGGTACGAACCGACCTGATCCTCTCGGCGGAGATCATGGTCATCAGCCTTAACGAGGTGATCGATGAGGCGTTCTGGTCCCGCCTGGCGATCCTGGCTATCGTCGCCGTCGTCATAACCGTCCTGGTGTACGGCGTGGTGGCCCTGATCGTAAAGATGGACGACGCCGGGCTGCGCCTGTCGCAACGTTCCGGCGCCGTCGCCACGTTCGGCCGCGGTCTGGTGAGGGCGATGCCGGTGGTTCTCACCGTGCTGACGGTAGTCGGCACCGCGGCGATGCTGTGGGTGGGCGGGCACATCCTGCTGCTAGGCACGAACGAGCTGAACCTGCACTTCCTGTACGAGGCCGTGCACCACGTGGAGGTCGCCGCCCACGACGCCACTGGTGTTCTCGGTGGGCTCGTCGGCTGGCTCGTCAACACGGTGGCCAGTGCGATCCTCGGGCTGATCGTCGGAGGGCTGGTCGTGCTGGTCATGACTCTCACGCTCCACCGCCGCACATCCAAGGCTGCGGCTGCGGCTGCGGCTGCGGCTGCGACTGAGGCGGGCACGACTCGTGCTGACGGCACCATCCCCGCGCCGCCGAACCGTGCAGCTCGGCGTCGCGACGCTCCTGCGGACCGAGCGCCGCGCGGTTGA